From the genome of Clarias gariepinus isolate MV-2021 ecotype Netherlands chromosome 28, CGAR_prim_01v2, whole genome shotgun sequence, one region includes:
- the olah gene encoding S-acyl fatty acid synthase thioesterase, medium chain, which translates to MDKVINCFSKRPEAVARLICFPWAGGGSIHYARWGRLLNHSIEIYSVRLPGRESRGKEPFFQNMQQILDEVLAVLLPELKEKPFAVFGHSFGAMTSYAFAERVKNVYNLEPVHMFLSGASAPYSDTRLQAPRRSHLSDEEFLQWMISLGGTPPEILASPEALKLFMPALKADLNVVENYTCSRPTAPFLSCPVSCFDGKEDLPHDLQAFKAMTSGDFTVQMLPGSHFYLKDQANEKVILDYITKHLETAEMDYF; encoded by the exons ATGGATAAGGTCATTAACTGTTTCAGTAAAAGACCCGAGGCTGTAGCAAGGCTGATCTGTTTCCCCTGGGCAGGAGGAGGCTCCATCCACTACGCTCGCTGGGGAAGACTCCTTAATCACTCCATCGAAA TCTATTCAGTCAGATTGCCCGGAAGGGAGAGTCGAGGTAAAGAACCCTTCTTCCAGAACATGCAGCAGATCCTGGATGAGGTCCTTGCTGTGCTTTTACCAGAGCTCAAAGAGAAACCATTTGCTGTTTTTGGACACAG TTTCGGTGCCATGACAAGCTATGCTTTCGCTGAACGTGTGAAGAACGTTTACAATCTTGAGCCTGTACACATGTTCCTCTCTGGAGCCTCGGCACCTTAT tCTGACACTAGATTGCAGGCTCCACGGAGAAGCCACCTGTCTGATGAGGAGTTCCTCCAGTGGATGATCTCTCTCGGAGGAACGCCACCTGAAATCCTGGCCAGTCCTGAGGCCCTGAAGTTGTTCATGCCAGCCTTGAAAGCTGACCTTAACGTGGTAGAGAATTACAC GTGTAGCAGGCCAACAGCTCCTTTCTTGTCATGTCCAGTATCATGTTTTGATGGCAAGGAGGATTTGCCACATGATTTACAAG CATTCAAAGCCATGACCAGTGGAGATTTCACTGTGCAGATGTTGCCTGGATCCCACTTCTACCTAAAAGACCAAGCAAATGAGAAGGTCATACTGGACTACATCACCAAACATCTAGAGACTGCGGAAATGGATTACTTTTAG